From one Tautonia marina genomic stretch:
- a CDS encoding DHH family phosphoesterase, with amino-acid sequence MSQRTDSDRRVLEFTGPVTVDSTKSVTTKADRRDPSRTGPRRPGDVPAMKAEPSTRPSVARRSRSNRLLEALEPYPRIVLVSHVNPDPDALASMLGLRALLEHRRPEAEVTLTLDGMLARAENRAMVEYLEIPLVPVDDAPTGPGVAVVMVDTQPHTGRRASESITPVAVLDHHETGGDLDGVAFRDIRPEMGATSTMVTSYLLEQEVPLTERLATALFYGIESESIGYPREAGPTDDGALVWLFPRADKDLMARIRNPRLPESYFATAQHALANAFLYDDLLFCWCGEVPQPDIIAELADFFIRFDRAHWVVAIGQFRDQLRLSARTDTLNAHSGEMLRAVVNGLGTAGGHDKRAGGAIPLSDRSPAAINALLRELRMRLLDQLHLTDASSRRLLQTCPMIQIP; translated from the coding sequence ATGAGTCAGCGAACTGATTCCGATCGGCGAGTGCTGGAATTCACGGGGCCTGTCACCGTAGACTCGACAAAGAGTGTCACCACCAAGGCCGACCGCCGAGATCCGTCTCGAACCGGCCCCCGTCGTCCCGGGGATGTTCCCGCGATGAAGGCCGAACCGTCCACCCGCCCCAGTGTTGCCCGACGCAGCCGGTCCAATCGCCTGCTCGAGGCGCTTGAACCCTACCCGCGCATCGTGCTCGTCTCTCACGTGAACCCCGACCCCGACGCCCTGGCGTCGATGCTCGGTCTGCGAGCCCTTCTCGAACACCGTCGGCCTGAGGCGGAAGTGACCCTCACGCTCGACGGCATGCTCGCCAGGGCGGAAAACCGGGCGATGGTCGAATACCTTGAGATTCCTCTTGTGCCCGTGGACGATGCCCCGACGGGACCGGGGGTGGCCGTGGTGATGGTCGATACCCAGCCGCACACCGGACGCCGCGCGAGCGAGTCGATTACCCCCGTCGCCGTGCTGGATCATCATGAAACCGGGGGCGACCTCGACGGCGTCGCCTTCCGAGATATTCGTCCCGAGATGGGGGCGACCTCAACGATGGTGACCAGCTACCTCCTCGAACAAGAGGTGCCCCTGACCGAGCGACTGGCCACCGCCTTGTTCTATGGCATCGAGTCGGAGAGCATCGGTTATCCCCGAGAAGCTGGTCCCACCGACGACGGGGCTCTGGTCTGGCTCTTTCCCCGAGCCGACAAGGACCTGATGGCCCGCATCCGGAACCCCAGACTGCCCGAGAGTTACTTTGCCACGGCCCAGCATGCCCTGGCGAACGCGTTTTTGTATGACGATCTTTTGTTCTGCTGGTGCGGTGAGGTTCCTCAACCCGACATCATCGCCGAACTTGCCGATTTCTTCATCCGATTCGACCGGGCCCACTGGGTGGTCGCGATCGGCCAGTTTCGTGATCAGCTCCGACTCTCGGCCCGCACCGACACGCTGAACGCTCATAGCGGAGAGATGCTTCGAGCGGTCGTCAATGGTCTGGGCACCGCCGGTGGACACGACAAACGAGCCGGCGGCGCCATTCCCCTGAGCGACCGAAGTCCCGCCGCCATCAACGCCCTGCTCCGAGAGCTTCGCATGCGATTGCTCGATCAGCTTCATCTGACGGATGCCTCAAGCCGCCGATTGCTCCAAACCTGTCCGATGATCCAGATCCCTTAA
- a CDS encoding DUF4149 domain-containing protein yields the protein MIDSRTLLMIFDAFFLLSMTAWLGAILFFSFGIAPIIFKALDAAQAARFVRAIFPRYYSWGATSATIALASLTSGVLVRPEYRGLWALVQMVLMLSGILINLYCGNSLTPQINAARDAGPERADRFDQLHRRSVRLNGLMLVFGVVLIVAHAFRPAPQGPGVSEPTPAERARRSVERWQERLEDQGPEQGPPNSPPDNPRDGR from the coding sequence GTGATCGATTCCAGAACGCTCCTTATGATCTTCGACGCCTTCTTCTTGCTGAGCATGACCGCCTGGCTCGGGGCGATCCTGTTCTTCTCGTTCGGGATCGCGCCGATCATCTTCAAGGCCCTCGACGCCGCTCAGGCCGCTCGATTTGTCCGGGCGATCTTTCCCCGATACTACTCCTGGGGAGCCACGAGCGCGACCATCGCCCTGGCCTCGCTGACCAGCGGTGTCCTGGTCCGGCCCGAATATCGGGGGCTCTGGGCCCTGGTGCAGATGGTGCTGATGCTCTCGGGAATCTTGATCAACCTTTACTGTGGCAATAGTTTAACCCCCCAGATCAACGCGGCCCGAGATGCGGGCCCCGAGCGTGCCGACCGCTTCGATCAACTCCACCGCCGAAGCGTTCGCCTCAACGGCCTGATGCTGGTGTTTGGTGTGGTGTTGATCGTTGCTCATGCGTTCCGGCCGGCCCCCCAGGGTCCAGGGGTGTCCGAACCCACCCCGGCCGAACGGGCTCGGCGAAGCGTCGAACGCTGGCAAGAGCGTTTGGAGGACCAGGGGCCAGAACAGGGTCCTCCGAACTCCCCTCCCGACAACCCCAGGGACGGACGATGA
- a CDS encoding SDR family NAD(P)-dependent oxidoreductase has protein sequence MAESQTVLITGGSGGIGSALARKLVDRGDRVVLFARNEDRLHRVVDELGGETVALAVAGDSGNAEDLERAVATAVDRFGRLDGLAHCIGSVVIKPLHLLRLDEFDQAIHINLRTAFLAVKAALKPMRTQNSGSIVLFSTVAVRQGINNHEGIAAAKAGIEGLVRAGAISYARSNIRFNAVAPGLTETALTAALLQNEASRKFSAAMHPLGRVGQPEEPAAVAAFLLGPEAGWITGQNWGVDGGLGAGTPPPRASSGG, from the coding sequence ATGGCCGAATCGCAAACCGTGCTGATTACAGGAGGTTCCGGCGGCATCGGCTCGGCGCTGGCCCGGAAACTCGTTGATCGCGGGGACCGGGTCGTCCTGTTTGCCCGCAATGAGGATCGCCTTCATCGGGTTGTCGACGAACTGGGAGGCGAAACCGTGGCCCTCGCGGTCGCGGGAGACTCCGGGAACGCCGAGGACCTGGAACGCGCCGTTGCCACCGCGGTCGATCGGTTCGGACGACTTGATGGCCTGGCGCATTGCATCGGATCGGTCGTGATCAAGCCGCTTCACCTGTTGCGACTGGACGAATTCGACCAGGCAATTCACATCAATCTGCGAACCGCGTTCCTCGCCGTGAAGGCGGCCCTGAAGCCCATGCGGACCCAGAATTCCGGGTCGATCGTTCTATTCAGCACGGTGGCGGTCAGGCAAGGCATCAATAACCACGAAGGAATCGCCGCGGCCAAGGCGGGAATCGAAGGGCTGGTCCGAGCGGGGGCGATCTCGTACGCGAGGTCGAACATCCGATTCAACGCCGTGGCTCCGGGATTGACCGAGACGGCATTGACCGCTGCGTTGCTCCAGAATGAAGCCTCCCGAAAATTCAGCGCCGCGATGCACCCGCTGGGCCGAGTCGGTCAGCCCGAGGAACCCGCGGCGGTGGCCGCCTTCCTGCTCGGGCCGGAGGCCGGCTGGATTACCGGGCAGAACTGGGGCGTGGATGGTGGACTCGGCGCGGGGACACCTCCCCCTCGGGCCAGCAGCGGGGGATAA
- a CDS encoding dUTP diphosphatase — MQLRVRRLIDRAILPSRHNSRDAGLDVYAIDDVIVRPGQVLKVPTGIAIQPESIPGGPEALVSLVWDKSGRAASGLKTMGGVIDEPYTGELLIVVTNLNHGPVFEALAQGNVPAVNRALEAATIRIPYGKAIAQLLLQSVHLADPIEVAELDATDRGDRGFGSSDLPK, encoded by the coding sequence GTGCAACTCCGGGTTCGTCGTCTGATCGACCGCGCCATTCTGCCCTCGCGGCACAATTCCCGAGATGCCGGGCTCGACGTGTATGCGATCGACGACGTGATCGTTCGCCCCGGCCAGGTGCTCAAGGTGCCGACCGGCATTGCCATTCAGCCCGAGTCGATCCCTGGAGGCCCCGAGGCCCTCGTCTCCCTCGTCTGGGACAAGAGCGGCCGAGCCGCCTCGGGCCTGAAAACGATGGGAGGCGTGATCGACGAACCCTACACGGGGGAACTGCTGATCGTCGTTACCAACCTCAACCACGGTCCCGTTTTCGAGGCTCTGGCTCAGGGAAACGTCCCGGCCGTCAATCGGGCGCTTGAAGCCGCGACAATTCGCATCCCCTACGGCAAAGCGATTGCCCAGTTGCTCCTGCAATCGGTTCACCTTGCCGATCCGATCGAGGTTGCCGAACTCGACGCCACCGATCGGGGCGACCGGGGATTCGGATCGAGCGATCTCCCGAAATGA